A section of the Benincasa hispida cultivar B227 unplaced genomic scaffold, ASM972705v1 Contig50_2, whole genome shotgun sequence genome encodes:
- the LOC120069590 gene encoding uncharacterized protein LOC120069590, translating to MAPKRRTRETVREEMQAEREGSSQTAPAAPIPPVTQVDEKAIEARISEAVATALMGKLILELEAGHYVGGEYEQEFDKFSYFAPELVAIEVARTERFIQGLRSGLRGMVHALDLKTYVAVLRAVVRIDADSQGERNTGGHLGLGPPQDGNGREDRPICTTCSKQHCGRCLAGSGICFRCGQKGHMADRCPRRNVPEHRSQPPFALSISTPSGEIMLATEKIKACQVEVANRALDVTLIILDMHDFDVILGMDWLAANHANIDCSRKEVIFNPPTGASFKFKGVGTVVLLKVISILKASGLFDQGAWGFMASVVDTKENEVTLTSEPVVRDFPDVFPEDLPRLPPQREIDFAIELKPGTTPISRASYRMAPAELKELKV from the exons ATGGCACCTAAACGTAGAACAAGGGAAACAGTTAGAGAAGAAATGCAAGCAGAGAGAGAGGGGAGTAGTCAAACTGCTCCAGCGGCGCCAATTCCGCCTGTGACCCAAGTGGATGAAAAGGCAATAGAAGCTCGAATTAGTGAAGCTGTTGCAACTGCTCTAATGGGGAAACT aattcttgaacttgaagCAGGCCATTATGTCGGTGGAGAATACGAGCAAGAGTTCGATAAGTTTTCTTATTTTGCTCCTGAGCTAGTGGCCATCGAGGTAGCAAGGACCGAGAGATTTATCCAGGGTCTGAGGAGCGGGCTGCGAGGGATGGTGCATGCCTTGGATCTCAAGACGTATGTTGCTGTGCTGCGAGCCGTTGTGAGGATTGATGCCGACTCCCAGGGGGAGAGGAATACAGGAGGTCACTTGGGATTGGGACCTCCACAG GATGGGAATGGCAGGGAGGATAGACCAATATGCACCACTTGCAGTAAGCAACACTGTGGACGTTGTTTAGCCGGCTCTGGGATTTGTTTCCGATGTGGCCAGAAGGGTCATATGGCAGATAGATGCCCAAGGAGGAATGTGCCTGAGCATAGAAGCCAGCCT CCATTTGCATTGTCTATTTCCACTCCATCAggagagatcatgttagctacagaaaagataaaagcatgtcaggtAGAGGTAGCCAATCGCGCATTAGATGTAACCttgataattttagatatgcaCGATTTTGATGTTATATTAGGCATGGATTGGTTAGCTGCTAACCATGCCAACATAGATTGCTCCCGTAAAGAGGTCATCTTTAATCCTCCTACAGGAGctagttttaagtttaaaggggtTGGGACCGTAGTCCTACTCAAGGTGATATCCATATTGAAGGCCAGTGGGCTATTCGACCAAGGAGCCTGGGGTTTTATGGCCAGTGTGGTGGACACCAAGGAGAATGAAGTTACCTTGACTTCGGAGCCAGTAGTGAGGGATTTTCCAGATGTGTTTCCAGAAGATCTTCCCAGACTGCCCCCGCAGCGGGAGATAGATTTTGCCATTGAATTGAAGCCAGGCACAACCCCTATTTCGAGGGCTTCGTACAGGATGGCCCCGGCAGAGTTGAAGGAACTGAAGGTCTAA